GCAGGCTGTCCCTGTTAAGAATGGAAAACCTGCCGGTAGAACCGCTCGGTCTTGACAGTAACAGCAAAGATCCGGGCAAGGACGCGGTTCTGTATCGTCACGGATTGCGGGTCATCATGGAGGGTCGGTATACGGATCTGGTGGAATACATGGTTGCGCTGGAATCGCTGCGCTGGAGTGTGTTCTGGGGCAGTGCGAGATTGCAGGTTAATGACAAGTCCATGTCAGAGCTGGAAATCATTCTTTATACGATCAGTATGGACCAGGCATGGGTGGGAGTATGAGAACACTGTTAGTCAAGGCGTTGCTGTCAGGTATCTGCGTATTTGGTTCCTTGCCGGCATTGGCGCTTGATATACCGGATCCAACGGTGCGTACGCTAACCGGGCAGCAGGATTATGAGTCATGGCTGGTCGAGTCCGTGGTTATAAGAAATGACAGTCGTTTTGCCATGATTAATGGCCGCATTGTCAGGGAAGGGGATCGTATAGGGTCAGCCACGGTGGATGAAATTCGGCATGGCTACGTAATCCTGAAAAAAAGTGGTCGCCAGATCAAGGCCGGAATCCGCGATATTAAATCAGGTCAATGAACAGAATAGTGGGTGAATTATGAGCACGAAAGGAATCTGCATTAGGGTACTCAGAATCTGGATCGCATTGCTGTCTGCAGCAATGCTGTCGTCATGCCAGTCTGTACCGGATTACTGGCAGAATGATACCGCCAGAAGAATAGACCGCGAGATGTCCGATCTGGTGGCAAAAGAAGCGCCGGTTATGCCGGAAGATGTTGCCAGCGCACTGATGCCGCCGATGGAGACGACAGAAAAACAAATCCAGGCGGAAGACAGGTTTGATATAGCGTTAAACAATGCCACCGCACGCAAGGCATTTCTCGGGCTCGTGGCCGGTACGCAATACAGCGTTATAGTCCATCCGCGCGTGACCGGGCAGGTTTCTCTGAATCTGACCAGTGTCACTGTTCCCGAGGCCATGGATATCATGCGTGACATGTACGGCTACTTTTACACGCGAACCGGGAACAGGTTCTTCGTACACCCTCAGGGAATCCAGACACGCATATTTGAAGTAAGTTACCTTAATATTGATCGCAAGGGCATTTCCAGTACTCGCGTTGTGTCCGGCGAGCTGACCCGGGGCGGTTCGTCTTCTTCGAAGCAGGCAGCCCAGGGTGAAAGCAGTGGCGCCAACGTACAGATCAGTACAACAACGAATTCAACTTTCTGGAAGCATATTCAGGAGTCGATAAAGGCTATGTTGGGCGACAAGCCCGACCGGGAAGTCGTAGTCAACTCGCAGGCCGGCCTGGTTGTGGTGCGCGCATCAGCGCAGGAGCTTGCCATGGTCGAGCGCTACCTTGGGAAAACGCAAAAAGCCGTAAACCGGCAAATCGTGCTTGAAGCCAGGATCGTGGAAGTGGAGCTGGACAAGGGTTACCAGGCAGGCGTGAACTGGTCCCGCCTGGGGTCATACAAGGGTAACCCGTTGACCATCTCGCAGATCGGTGGCGGCACAGCGCTGGACGGCGGCGTCAGTTCTTCAACGCAAGCGCCGGTTTCCCTGGATCCGGGATCCGGACTG
This region of Gammaproteobacteria bacterium genomic DNA includes:
- a CDS encoding general secretion pathway protein GspB, which codes for MRTLLVKALLSGICVFGSLPALALDIPDPTVRTLTGQQDYESWLVESVVIRNDSRFAMINGRIVREGDRIGSATVDEIRHGYVILKKSGRQIKAGIRDIKSGQ
- a CDS encoding secretin N-terminal domain-containing protein, whose protein sequence is MSTKGICIRVLRIWIALLSAAMLSSCQSVPDYWQNDTARRIDREMSDLVAKEAPVMPEDVASALMPPMETTEKQIQAEDRFDIALNNATARKAFLGLVAGTQYSVIVHPRVTGQVSLNLTSVTVPEAMDIMRDMYGYFYTRTGNRFFVHPQGIQTRIFEVSYLNIDRKGISSTRVVSGELTRGGSSSSKQAAQGESSGANVQISTTTNSTFWKHIQESIKAMLGDKPDREVVVNSQAGLVVVRASAQELAMVERYLGKTQKAVNRQIVLEARIVEVELDKGYQAGVNWSRLGSYKGNPLTISQIGGGTALDGGVSSSTQAPVSLDPGSGLFDPSGLAATNAFGGVFSMALNAATFNGFVEALGTQGKVHVLSSPRVSTINNEKAVIKIGGDEFFVTGVTQNAVSSGSDTVLVPTVELTPFFSGIALDVTPQIDENNNVTMHIHPTISQVAQRTKSFVIGGDDFSLPLAISNIQESDNIVRAGSGQVIVIGGLMKEGTTDDNASVPLLGDIPILGNLFKHKRVKRIKKELVILVRATVIHGDGQWNNQLLGYQKRIGEMGR